The nucleotide sequence TCTGGAAGTACAACCCCGAGGAGTTTCTGAAGCAGCCGGTGTATTCGCGCGAGTTTCCGCCCTGCCGCTACTGCTGAGCGCCGCGTGAGGGACTGACAAGTAGCGGGGTCAGGTCTTACATTCCTACATCGCGGCCACCCGAGCTGTGGTATCCACTCGGATGTCGTAATTCAAGACCTGACCCCCTGTAGCGACTCAGTCCAGAATGAACGTCACCTCCACCGTGGTCCGGTACTCGGTGACCTTCCCCTTCTCGACGTGGGCTTTCTGCTCGATAACGTGAATGCCGGTCACGCCTCGCAGGGTCTTGTTGGCCCGCTTCACGGCCTCGTCCGCCGCGGCCTGCCAGCTCCTCGGAGACGATCCAATGATCTTGGTCACGCGTGCCACTGCCATAGCTTGCCCTCCCATCGGCCGCGCTCCAGAGAGCGGGCCGACCGCCGAACGGTGACAGCCTAGAAAGTGTGCCGGAGTCTAGGCGGGATGGTGACGGGTGTCAAGGCAGGTGCGGTCCAGGCACGTGCGGTCCAGACGCACCGCGGGCGCGCTTCACGGGCTCGGCCTGAGCCCGAGCACGCTGAACGTGGGGACGGCCTTGAGAAATCCTTTGAGGGCCAGCGCGCCCACCTCCTCGCACTCGATGAGGTCCTCGAGGGCTCCCGCGACGCGCGACGTGACGAGGACCTGCCCGCCCTTGGCCTCGCCGCAGAGCCGCGCGGCCAGGTTGGTGACCGTGCCGATAGCGCCGTAGTCCCAGCGCCCCTCGAAGCCGATGGCGCCGATCGTGGCGTATCCCTGGGCGATCCCGACGCCCAAGGCCAGGTCGTAGCCCCGCTTGCGCCATCCCATGCTCAGATCGCTGACACGCTCGCGCATGGCGACGGCCATGCGGAGCGCGCGCTCGGCCGGGTTCGGCACCGGCACCGGGTCGTTGAAGAAGATCATCATGCCGTCGCCGGTGAAGCGCTCGAGCGTGCCCTCGTGCTCGAGGATCAGCTTGCCCATCTCGGCGTGGTAGTCGCGCAGGACCGCCATCACCTCCTCGGGCTCGGCGGTCTCGGCGAAGGCCGTGAACCCCCGGAGATCGAGAAAGACGACGATCACCTCTCTGCGGTGGGTCTTGAGAGGGTCGTCGGCCCCCCCGGCGACGATCAGCTCGGCAAGCTGGGGCGAGAAGAAGCGCTTGAGCCGGCCGAGGCGCTCGAGCTGGCTTACCTGCTCCTGCACCCGCTGCTCGAGCGTCCGGTTGAAGGCGGCGAGCTCGCCCGTCTGGGTCTCGAGCCGCGCCGCCTGCTCCTGGACCGTGTCGTGAAGCGCCTTGATCCGGAGCATGGATTTGACGCGCGCCACGAGCGCGGCCTGGTCCACGGGCTTGGTCAGGTACTCGTCGGCCCCGGCCTCGAGCCCGCTCACCACGTCGCGCGAATCGGCCCGCGCGGTGACCATGATGAGCGGCATGAAGGGCAGCGACGGATCTCCCTTGAGCCGGCGGCAGACCTCGAGCCCGTCGAGACCCGGCATCATGACGTCGAGGAGGATGAGGTCCGGGTGCTTCTCGCGCGCCAGGCTGAGCGCGGCCTCGCCGTCGGTGGCCGTCAGGATCTCATAGCCGTGGGCGGTAAGGCGCGCCTGGAGGATGTCGAGATTCATCGCGTTGTCGTCCGCGATGAGGACGAGCGGCGGCGTCCTCACGGCAGGTACTCGCGGATCTTGGCCAGGAGCGCCCGCGGGCTGAAGGGCTTGGTAACGTAGGCGTCGCAGCCGGCCTCCCGTGCCTTGACGTCGTCGCCGCTGAGCGCGTAGGAGGTCACGGCGATGATCGGGATCTGGCGAAGCGCCGGGTTGGCCTTGATCCGGCGCGTGGCCTCGTAGCCGTCGA is from Candidatus Methylomirabilota bacterium and encodes:
- a CDS encoding dodecin family protein — encoded protein: MAVARVTKIIGSSPRSWQAAADEAVKRANKTLRGVTGIHVIEQKAHVEKGKVTEYRTTVEVTFILD
- a CDS encoding response regulator, whose protein sequence is MRTPPLVLIADDNAMNLDILQARLTAHGYEILTATDGEAALSLAREKHPDLILLDVMMPGLDGLEVCRRLKGDPSLPFMPLIMVTARADSRDVVSGLEAGADEYLTKPVDQAALVARVKSMLRIKALHDTVQEQAARLETQTGELAAFNRTLEQRVQEQVSQLERLGRLKRFFSPQLAELIVAGGADDPLKTHRREVIVVFLDLRGFTAFAETAEPEEVMAVLRDYHAEMGKLILEHEGTLERFTGDGMMIFFNDPVPVPNPAERALRMAVAMRERVSDLSMGWRKRGYDLALGVGIAQGYATIGAIGFEGRWDYGAIGTVTNLAARLCGEAKGGQVLVTSRVAGALEDLIECEEVGALALKGFLKAVPTFSVLGLRPSP
- a CDS encoding response regulator, with translation MSRRILVIEDHEDNRRIVRDLLTPAGYEVIEAVTGEEGVAMAETHRPDLILMDIQLPGLDGYEATRRIKANPALRQIPIIAVTSYALSGDDVKAREAGCDAYVTKPFSPRALLAKIREYLP